One Desulfobacterales bacterium genomic window carries:
- a CDS encoding amino acid ABC transporter ATP-binding protein, with the protein MIQFINVNKWFGKLHVLNDINFHVNQGEVAVICGPSGSGKSTLIRCINKLEPINSGKIVVDNMPVHDTRTNITRLRAEIGFVFQQFNLYPHMTALENITIAPVKVRKMSKPDAKALAMELLEKVGIHDKADHYPSQLSGGQQQRVAIARGLAMKPKIMLFDEPTSALDPEMINEVLDVMRKLAIEGMTMVVVTHEMGFAREVAHTVVFMDDGQIIEKQNPESFFKHPENERTRMFLSKILSH; encoded by the coding sequence ATGATTCAGTTTATCAACGTCAACAAATGGTTCGGCAAACTTCACGTTCTCAACGATATCAACTTCCATGTAAACCAAGGGGAAGTGGCGGTCATCTGCGGCCCCAGCGGATCGGGCAAAAGCACCCTGATCCGGTGCATCAACAAACTGGAGCCGATCAACTCCGGAAAAATCGTCGTCGACAACATGCCGGTTCACGACACCCGGACCAACATCACCCGACTCCGCGCTGAAATCGGATTCGTATTTCAGCAGTTTAACCTTTATCCCCACATGACAGCCCTTGAAAATATCACCATCGCCCCGGTCAAAGTCCGAAAGATGTCAAAACCTGACGCGAAAGCGCTGGCCATGGAACTTCTTGAAAAAGTCGGCATCCATGACAAAGCCGATCACTACCCCTCGCAGCTTTCCGGAGGGCAGCAGCAGAGAGTCGCCATTGCCAGAGGCCTTGCCATGAAGCCGAAAATCATGCTTTTTGATGAACCCACCTCAGCCCTTGACCCGGAAATGATCAACGAAGTCCTCGATGTCATGCGAAAACTTGCCATAGAAGGCATGACCATGGTGGTGGTCACCCATGAAATGGGGTTTGCCCGCGAAGTAGCCCACACCGTTGTCTTCATGGATGATGGCCAGATTATCGAAAAGCAGAATCCGGAATCATTTTTCAAACACCCTGAAAATGAACGGACCCGGATGTTTCTCAGTAAAATTCTTTCACATTAG
- a CDS encoding ABC transporter permease, with amino-acid sequence MSDVIFIAAIALKSSIAVLLAAIGEIFTERSGVLNLGVEGMMLIGAMTGFIIGYTTGSPLLAFSGAMAAGALLALIHAVLCVHLQANQVISGLAVTILGTGLSSFIGRPFIGRVGIRIETLSSDWISAVPLLGPILSHQTAIAIMALVLAPLAGYVLMHTSFGLNIRASGEDPKATDAAGVSVTAYRYGCTVFGGMMAGLAGAYLSLVYTPGWKENMAGGQGWIAIAMVIFSSWKPVRALLGALIFGGLNALQFYFQATGLELIPAYILRLLPYLMTLFILFTATAMGKKTAGATPASLGKPFYRED; translated from the coding sequence GTGAGTGATGTGATCTTTATTGCCGCCATCGCATTGAAATCGAGCATCGCCGTCCTGCTGGCCGCTATCGGAGAAATTTTTACCGAACGAAGCGGCGTTCTGAACCTCGGGGTGGAAGGGATGATGCTGATCGGCGCCATGACCGGATTCATCATCGGCTATACAACCGGCTCACCCCTGCTGGCCTTTTCCGGTGCCATGGCTGCCGGAGCACTGCTGGCGCTGATCCACGCCGTCCTTTGCGTTCACCTGCAGGCCAATCAGGTCATCAGCGGCCTGGCCGTCACGATTCTCGGAACCGGTCTGAGCAGTTTTATCGGAAGGCCCTTTATCGGCCGGGTGGGCATTCGAATCGAGACCCTGTCATCGGACTGGATATCGGCTGTTCCCTTACTGGGCCCCATACTATCCCATCAGACCGCGATAGCCATCATGGCCCTTGTTCTGGCGCCGCTGGCCGGATATGTCCTGATGCACACATCGTTCGGTCTAAATATCCGGGCGTCAGGCGAAGACCCGAAGGCCACGGATGCCGCCGGCGTATCGGTGACAGCGTACCGGTACGGGTGTACGGTTTTCGGCGGAATGATGGCCGGCCTGGCCGGTGCCTACCTGTCTCTGGTTTACACGCCGGGCTGGAAGGAAAACATGGCCGGGGGACAGGGCTGGATTGCCATCGCCATGGTCATTTTCTCCAGCTGGAAACCTGTTCGCGCACTGCTCGGGGCGTTAATCTTCGGCGGGCTCAACGCCCTTCAGTTTTATTTTCAGGCTACCGGCCTCGAGCTGATTCCGGCCTATATCCTCCGGCTTCTGCCCTACCTGATGACCCTCTTTATTCTGTTTACAGCGACGGCAATGGGGAAAAAAACTGCAGGCGCCACGCCGGCTTCACTCGGCAAACCGTTTTACCGGGAAGACTGA
- a CDS encoding ABC transporter permease gives MKSVCIEKKSHTRQTWGSTLAVSTLPALVIGAVIFQAAGVSSFRAYAVMLEGAFGNWYAFSEVLVKAIPLMFTGIAVALAARMALWNIGCEGQLVFGGIFAAGVALFFHDCIPDSLMIPILCSAGFAGGALWALIPALMKACWNVNEIISTLMFNYIAVIIMEHLYFGPWRDPMGRGFPGTAMLDPTAWLPRFFQTRIHLGLLIALAAAAAVYVSLSRLTWGYRINVIGKSPKAAGYAHIKFTRQTIVVLLISGGLAGLAGMSEVCGIHLRLQQGVAVGYGYDGIIIAFLARLNPLAVPVIAVFLGGLIVGGDQLQSALHLPSSISQILEGTMLMAIAAGNFFAAYRIKWLRSNP, from the coding sequence GTGAAATCGGTTTGCATTGAAAAAAAATCTCATACCCGGCAGACTTGGGGAAGCACACTGGCGGTATCCACATTGCCGGCGCTGGTGATTGGTGCTGTCATTTTTCAGGCCGCAGGGGTTAGTTCCTTCCGGGCATACGCCGTGATGCTGGAAGGGGCGTTCGGAAACTGGTATGCCTTCTCGGAAGTGCTGGTCAAAGCCATTCCGCTGATGTTTACCGGGATTGCCGTTGCCCTGGCCGCCCGGATGGCGCTGTGGAATATCGGATGCGAGGGGCAGCTGGTCTTCGGGGGAATTTTTGCGGCAGGCGTTGCACTGTTCTTCCATGACTGCATACCCGATTCGCTCATGATACCGATCCTGTGCAGTGCGGGTTTTGCCGGCGGAGCGCTCTGGGCCCTGATTCCCGCCCTGATGAAAGCCTGCTGGAACGTCAACGAGATCATCTCCACGCTGATGTTTAATTACATTGCCGTTATTATCATGGAGCACCTGTATTTCGGCCCCTGGCGGGACCCCATGGGCCGGGGGTTTCCGGGTACCGCCATGCTGGACCCGACCGCCTGGCTGCCGCGGTTTTTCCAGACCCGCATCCACCTGGGACTGTTGATCGCGCTGGCCGCCGCTGCCGCCGTTTATGTCTCATTGAGCCGGCTCACGTGGGGCTACCGGATCAACGTGATCGGCAAAAGCCCGAAGGCGGCCGGATACGCCCACATAAAATTCACCCGGCAGACGATTGTGGTCCTGCTGATCAGCGGGGGCTTGGCCGGGCTGGCCGGCATGAGCGAAGTCTGCGGCATCCATCTGCGCCTGCAGCAGGGAGTCGCCGTCGGTTACGGTTATGACGGCATCATTATCGCCTTTCTGGCACGCCTCAATCCCCTGGCCGTTCCCGTGATTGCCGTATTCCTGGGGGGGCTGATCGTCGGAGGGGACCAGCTTCAGTCGGCCCTTCACCTGCCGTCATCCATCAGCCAGATACTGGAAGGGACCATGCTGATGGCCATCGCGGCCGGAAATTTTTTTGCTGCATACCGGATTAAATGGCTGAGGAGCAACCCGTGA